A genomic window from Pseudomonas argentinensis includes:
- a CDS encoding APC family permease, producing MSDYTDASASHVQATPVAGAAAVVSGKGLAQGKVGLLACVVLGISTIAPVYTLTGALGPTVREVGVYLPAVFIVGFLPMLLVALGYRELNAAEPDSGTSFTWSARAFGPMIGWIGGWGLVTATTIVLSNLAGIAVDFFYLFLAQLTGLDWLADLTRNLLVNIVTCCAFIAMAVWVCCRGIGMTMGVQYTLVALQLVVLIGFSIAAFAAAPDSSPVVFHPEWFNPFNIDSFSAFAAGLSLSIFIFWGWDVCLTVSEESVGSEKVPGRAATLTVLLILALYLFTAAATLQFAGTGDSGLGLGNAQIQENVFAHLAGPVMGPLAILMSIAVLASTAASLQSTFISPARTLLAMGYYRAVPKRFASVHPHSQTPRYATIAAGIATAVFYVTMRTLSENVLADTITALGMMICFYYALTAFACVWYFRHSLFDSARHFFMRGLCPLVGAVMLSVIFWQTTLDSMSPDFGSGSHVGGLGLVFVIAVVILLLGLVLMFIARWQAPAFFRGNTLQKQMKPAKSR from the coding sequence ATGAGTGATTACACAGACGCGTCGGCATCGCACGTACAGGCAACGCCCGTCGCTGGCGCCGCCGCCGTGGTTTCCGGCAAGGGCCTGGCCCAGGGCAAGGTCGGTTTGCTGGCCTGCGTGGTGCTGGGCATCTCCACCATCGCACCGGTCTATACCCTGACCGGCGCATTGGGCCCGACGGTGCGCGAGGTCGGCGTGTACCTGCCGGCAGTCTTTATCGTCGGCTTTCTGCCGATGCTGCTGGTGGCCCTGGGTTACCGCGAGCTGAATGCCGCGGAGCCGGACAGCGGTACCTCCTTCACCTGGTCGGCGCGGGCCTTCGGGCCGATGATCGGCTGGATCGGCGGCTGGGGGCTGGTCACCGCCACCACCATCGTGCTGTCCAACCTGGCGGGCATCGCGGTGGACTTCTTCTACCTGTTCCTTGCCCAGCTCACCGGTCTGGACTGGCTGGCCGACCTGACCCGCAACCTGCTGGTCAACATCGTCACCTGCTGCGCCTTCATCGCCATGGCGGTGTGGGTGTGCTGCCGGGGCATCGGCATGACCATGGGCGTGCAATACACCCTGGTGGCGCTGCAGCTGGTGGTGCTGATCGGCTTCTCCATCGCCGCCTTCGCCGCCGCGCCGGACAGCTCGCCGGTGGTCTTCCATCCCGAGTGGTTCAACCCGTTCAATATCGATTCGTTCTCGGCCTTCGCGGCGGGCCTGTCGCTGTCGATCTTCATCTTCTGGGGCTGGGACGTGTGCCTGACCGTCAGCGAGGAATCGGTCGGTAGCGAAAAGGTGCCGGGGCGCGCAGCGACCCTGACCGTGCTGCTGATTCTCGCCCTGTACCTGTTCACCGCAGCGGCCACCCTGCAGTTCGCCGGCACCGGCGACAGCGGCCTGGGGCTGGGCAATGCGCAGATCCAGGAAAACGTCTTCGCCCACCTGGCCGGCCCGGTGATGGGCCCGCTGGCGATCCTGATGTCCATCGCCGTATTGGCCAGTACCGCGGCATCGCTGCAATCGACCTTCATTTCGCCGGCGCGCACGCTGCTTGCCATGGGCTACTACCGAGCGGTGCCCAAGCGCTTCGCCAGCGTGCACCCCCATTCGCAGACGCCGCGCTACGCGACCATCGCCGCCGGCATCGCCACCGCGGTGTTCTACGTGACCATGCGCACGCTGAGCGAGAACGTGCTGGCCGATACCATCACCGCCCTGGGCATGATGATCTGCTTCTACTACGCGCTGACGGCGTTTGCCTGCGTCTGGTACTTTCGCCACAGCCTGTTCGACAGCGCACGGCACTTCTTCATGCGCGGCCTGTGCCCGCTGGTGGGGGCGGTGATGCTGTCGGTCATTTTCTGGCAAACCACCCTGGACAGCATGTCGCCGGACTTCGGCAGCGGCTCGCACGTCGGTGGTCTCGGCCTGGTGTTCGTGATCGCCGTGGTGATCCTGCTGCTGGGCCTGGTACTGATGTTCATCGCCCGCTGGCAAGCGCCGGCGTTCTTCAGGGGCAACACCCTGCAGAAGCAGATGAAGCCGGCTAAGTCGCGGTAG
- a CDS encoding gamma-glutamyl-gamma-aminobutyrate hydrolase family protein — protein sequence MTRMPLIGVTACRQQLGKYDSHTVGDKYVEAAAYAGLPLVLPARSTPSDPRQLLEQLDGILFTGSPSNVEPRHYQGTPSLEGTQHDPSRDANTLPLLRLAIDKGVPVFCICRGFQELNVTLGGTLHQRVQELPGYLDHREPQRDSVAEQYAPQHAVAVQPGGVFERIGLPAQFQVNSLHSQGIDRLAERLRVEALAPDGLVEAVSIPDAPGFLIGVQWHPEWRFSDNPESLRLFQAFRDACQAYAQARDAR from the coding sequence ATGACCCGCATGCCCCTGATCGGCGTGACTGCCTGCCGGCAGCAACTTGGCAAATACGATTCGCACACGGTCGGCGACAAATACGTCGAAGCGGCGGCCTACGCCGGCCTGCCACTGGTGCTGCCCGCGCGCAGCACGCCGAGTGACCCCCGGCAGCTGCTCGAGCAACTCGACGGCATCCTGTTTACCGGCTCGCCGTCCAACGTCGAGCCGCGGCATTACCAGGGCACGCCGAGCCTGGAAGGCACCCAGCACGACCCCAGCCGTGATGCCAACACCTTGCCGCTGCTGCGCCTGGCGATCGACAAGGGTGTGCCGGTGTTCTGCATCTGCCGCGGCTTCCAGGAGCTCAACGTGACCCTGGGCGGCACCCTGCACCAGCGTGTGCAGGAGCTGCCGGGCTACCTGGACCACCGCGAGCCGCAGCGCGATTCGGTGGCCGAGCAGTACGCGCCGCAGCACGCGGTCGCCGTGCAGCCGGGCGGGGTGTTCGAGCGGATCGGCCTGCCGGCGCAGTTCCAGGTCAACTCGCTGCACAGCCAGGGCATCGACCGCCTGGCCGAGCGCCTGCGCGTCGAAGCGCTGGCGCCCGATGGCCTGGTGGAAGCGGTGTCGATTCCCGATGCGCCGGGCTTTCTGATCGGCGTGCAGTGGCACCCGGAGTGGCGCTTCAGCGACAACCCCGAATCGCTGAGGTTGTTCCAGGCGTTCCGCGATGCCTGCCAGGCCTATGCCCAGGCGCGCGACGCCCGCTGA
- a CDS encoding NAD(P)/FAD-dependent oxidoreductase gives MTQHVDSYYAASRNPRVDYPALTDVVETDVCIIGAGYTGLSTALFLLENGFRVTVLEAAKVGFGASGRNGGQIVNSYSRDIDVIEKQVGARQAQLLGEMAFEGGRIIRERVAKYGIQCDLKDGGVFAAITGKQLGHLEAQKKLWERYGHTQLELMDERRIREVVGTDRYVGGMLDMSGGHIHPLNLALGEAAAVASLGGAIHEQSPATRIDRGPQPVVHTPNGQVKARFVVVAGNAYLGGLVPELASKSMPCGTQVIATEPLSDELARSLLPQDYCVEDCNYLLDYYRLTADKRLIYGGGVVYGARDPADIEAIIRPKLLKTFPQLKDVKIDYTWTGNFLLTLSRLPQVGRIGENIYYSQGCSGHGVTYTHLAGKVLAEALRGQAERFDAFAGLPHYPFPGGQLLRVPFTALGAAYYQLRDRLGF, from the coding sequence ATGACTCAACACGTCGACAGTTACTACGCCGCCTCGCGCAACCCGCGGGTCGATTACCCAGCGCTCACCGACGTCGTCGAGACGGATGTGTGCATCATCGGCGCCGGCTACACCGGCCTTTCCACCGCGCTGTTCCTGCTGGAAAACGGTTTCCGGGTGACCGTGCTGGAAGCCGCCAAGGTCGGTTTCGGCGCCTCGGGGCGTAACGGCGGGCAGATCGTCAACAGCTACAGCCGCGACATCGACGTCATCGAAAAGCAGGTCGGCGCGCGCCAGGCCCAGCTGCTCGGCGAGATGGCCTTCGAGGGCGGGCGCATCATCCGTGAGCGGGTCGCCAAGTACGGCATCCAGTGCGACCTGAAGGACGGTGGCGTGTTCGCCGCCATCACCGGCAAGCAGCTGGGCCACCTCGAAGCCCAGAAGAAGCTCTGGGAGCGCTACGGCCATACCCAGTTGGAGCTGATGGACGAGCGCCGTATTCGCGAAGTGGTCGGCACCGACCGCTATGTCGGCGGCATGCTGGACATGAGCGGCGGCCATATCCACCCGCTCAACCTGGCCCTGGGTGAAGCCGCTGCGGTGGCCTCACTGGGTGGCGCGATCCATGAGCAGAGCCCGGCCACCCGCATCGATCGCGGCCCGCAGCCGGTGGTGCATACGCCGAACGGGCAGGTGAAGGCCAGGTTCGTGGTGGTCGCCGGGAACGCCTACCTGGGCGGCCTGGTGCCCGAACTGGCGAGCAAGTCGATGCCCTGCGGCACCCAGGTGATCGCCACCGAGCCGCTGAGCGACGAGCTGGCCCGCAGCCTGCTGCCCCAGGACTACTGCGTGGAAGACTGCAACTACCTGCTCGATTACTATCGCCTGACAGCCGACAAGCGCCTGATCTACGGTGGCGGTGTGGTCTATGGCGCCCGCGACCCGGCGGACATCGAGGCGATCATCCGCCCCAAGCTGCTCAAGACCTTCCCGCAGCTCAAGGACGTGAAGATCGATTACACCTGGACCGGCAACTTCCTGCTGACCCTGTCGCGCCTGCCCCAGGTCGGCCGCATCGGCGAGAACATCTACTACTCCCAAGGCTGCAGCGGCCATGGCGTGACCTATACGCACCTGGCCGGCAAGGTCCTGGCCGAGGCGCTGCGCGGCCAGGCCGAGCGTTTCGACGCCTTCGCCGGGCTGCCGCATTACCCGTTCCCGGGTGGGCAGCTGCTGCGCGTGCCCTTCACCGCCCTGGGTGCCGCCTATTACCAGCTGCGTGACCGCCTGGGTTTCTGA
- a CDS encoding aldehyde dehydrogenase has product MTTMTRQDWEQRYRGLRIEGRAFIDGSYRDAVGGATFDSISPVDGRHLASVASCMAEDAELAVKAARAVFERGDWARLAPAQRKRVLIAFADKLLANVEELALLETLDMGKPISDSLSIDVPAAANAIRWSAEAIDKLYDEVAPTPHDQLGLVTREAVGVVAAIVPWNFPLLMSSWKLGPALASGNSVILKPSEKSPLTAIRVAQLALEAGIPAGVFNVLPGYGHTVGKALALHMDVDTLVFTGSTRIAKQLLIYSGESNMKRVWLEAGGKSPNIVFADAPDLQAAAEAAATAIAFNQGEVCVAGSRLLVESSIKERFLPMVVEALQRWKPGHALEPDTRVGALVDDGHLATVLGFIEAGRQEGAEILTGGERALQETGGSYVQPTLFAGVNNAMRIAREEIFGPVLSVITFDSDEEAIRIANDTPYGLAAAVWTRDISRAHRTARALRAGSVWVNQYDGGDMTAPFGGFKQSGNGRDKSLHAFDKYTELKATWIKL; this is encoded by the coding sequence CAGGATTGGGAGCAGCGTTACCGGGGCCTGCGCATCGAGGGCCGGGCCTTTATCGACGGCAGCTATCGCGATGCCGTGGGCGGTGCGACCTTCGACAGCATCAGCCCGGTGGATGGCCGACATCTGGCCAGCGTGGCCAGCTGCATGGCCGAGGATGCCGAGCTGGCCGTAAAGGCCGCTCGCGCCGTGTTCGAGCGCGGCGACTGGGCAAGACTCGCCCCGGCACAGCGCAAGCGTGTGCTGATCGCCTTCGCCGACAAGCTGCTGGCCAATGTCGAGGAACTGGCGTTGCTGGAAACCCTCGACATGGGCAAGCCGATCAGCGATTCGTTGAGCATCGACGTACCGGCGGCGGCCAATGCCATCCGCTGGAGCGCCGAGGCGATCGACAAGCTGTATGACGAAGTGGCGCCCACGCCCCACGACCAGCTTGGCCTGGTGACCCGCGAGGCGGTCGGCGTGGTGGCGGCCATCGTGCCGTGGAACTTCCCGTTGCTGATGTCCAGCTGGAAGCTCGGCCCGGCGCTGGCCAGCGGCAATTCGGTGATCCTCAAACCCTCCGAGAAGTCGCCGCTGACTGCCATCCGTGTCGCCCAGTTGGCGCTGGAAGCCGGCATTCCGGCCGGCGTGTTCAACGTGCTGCCCGGTTACGGCCACACCGTCGGCAAGGCCCTGGCCTTGCACATGGATGTCGACACCCTCGTGTTCACCGGCTCCACCAGGATCGCCAAGCAACTGCTGATCTATTCCGGTGAGTCGAACATGAAGCGCGTGTGGCTGGAGGCCGGCGGCAAAAGCCCCAATATCGTCTTCGCCGATGCGCCGGACCTGCAGGCCGCCGCCGAGGCAGCGGCCACCGCCATCGCCTTCAACCAGGGCGAAGTCTGCGTCGCCGGCTCGCGCCTGCTGGTGGAAAGCTCGATCAAGGAGCGTTTCCTGCCCATGGTGGTCGAGGCGCTGCAGAGGTGGAAACCCGGCCACGCCCTGGAGCCGGACACCCGCGTCGGCGCACTGGTCGATGACGGCCACCTGGCCACCGTGCTCGGTTTCATCGAGGCCGGTCGCCAGGAGGGCGCCGAGATCCTTACCGGTGGCGAACGCGCCCTGCAGGAAACCGGCGGCAGCTACGTGCAGCCGACCCTTTTCGCCGGCGTGAACAACGCCATGCGCATCGCCCGCGAGGAAATCTTCGGCCCGGTGCTGTCGGTGATTACCTTCGACAGCGACGAGGAAGCCATCCGCATCGCCAACGACACGCCCTACGGCCTGGCCGCAGCGGTGTGGACCCGCGACATTTCCCGCGCCCACCGCACCGCGCGGGCGTTGCGCGCCGGCAGCGTGTGGGTGAACCAGTACGACGGCGGCGACATGACCGCGCCGTTCGGCGGCTTCAAGCAATCGGGCAATGGCCGCGACAAGTCGCTGCATGCCTTCGACAAGTACACCGAACTGAAAGCGACCTGGATCAAGCTCTGA